The stretch of DNA CGTCTTCATCAAACTTCGTCCACGATTCAAATATCGGATTGTGCTTGATTCGTAACCGCGCCTCTGGTAGAATGGACGATAAATTCTTAACTGGAGGGGATGTTATGCAGGAAATTGTGGTAGATTCAGCGAAGTTACACGATTTCGCTCGGACGCTTTGTGAAAAGGCAGGCTTGCGTTCCGAGGATGGAGAGACAATCGCAAAACATCAGGTCCTCACGGATTTGCGGGGTGTGCATTCACACGGCACCCGCGCTTTACCGGGTTACCTTAATCTCGTGCTTGACGGGAAGATGAACCCACAACCTGACCTCCGCATTGCAACTGAGGGACCGAGTTTCGCTGTTGTTGACGGAGATAACGGAATGGGACATCTCGCAAGCACGTTCGCAATGGCGACGGCGATAGAGAAAGCGAAGACAACGGGTATCGCTGCCGCAGGGGTTCGCAACGCCGGCCATTTCGGGGCAGCGGCATGCTACGCAATTATGGCGGCATCGAACCAGATGATCGGGTTTTCAACGACGAACACAGGGGGCGCCTCTATTGTAGCACCCGGGGGTGCAGAAGCCGTAGTCGCCAATAATGCCATGAGTTACGCCTTGCCTACTGGCGATGGGCATCCGATTGTGTTGGATATGGCGTGTGGTGTTTCCGCATGGGGGAAGATCGGCACACTCCGAATGTATGGAAAACCGATTCCTGAAGGGTGGCTCATAGATGAAACGGGGCAACCCACCAACGATCCAGAGAAGGGACGTTTCCTCGCACCCGCAGCGGGACCCCGGGGTTACGGATTGGCACTCATCATGGGCATCTTAGCGGGTCCTTTGAGCGGTGGCTTGATGGCTTGTAATAAGGCAGGCGACCCCTCTGAACACTTCTTTTTTGCGATGGACGTTGCGAGTTTCACAGACTACGCGGGTTACGTTGCGGAAATCCAGCGAGGTATTGACAAAATTCACGCCTCGAAAACGGCAGAAGGCGTGGAACAGGCATATCTCCCCGGCGAAATTGAGTGGAATAACTACGATAATTACCTTGAAAACGGCATTCCGATCCATGTAGACCATTTACGCGGTCTCGCTGGTATTGCTGAGAAGTTGGACGTTCCCATCTGTTGGGAATGGTAGGGAAAAACAAGCGAAGTGTTCTGAGGTGGGAGGAAGTTTGCGAGTGTGCTATAGCAGGAAAAAGTTTGCGAGTGTGCTAAAGTTTGCAAGTTCGGAAGTTGGAAGAGATGTTTGGAACATCCAAGTGCCTCTTACAACTTTACAGACTTTAGAACACTTTAGAACACTTTACGGACTTTAAAAGAAGGTATGAAATATGGCAGAAACCAAAGAACGTGTAGGGGGCGGCACGCTCCCTGATTGGGAAGTCGATGATTTACCTGCACCGCCCCCGTATCAATTTGGGAAAGCATTCCGAAATATCTTGGGTCCCGGTATCATCGCGTTAGGCGGTTCAATTGGGAGTGGTGAATGGCTACTGGGGCCCGCAATTACCGCACAATACGGTGGCACATTGCTCTGGATCGCAACAATCGCCATCCTACTTCAAGTCGTTCTGAATACAGAGGCGATCCGCTATACGCTCTATACCGGCGAACCGATGATGAGCGGTTATATGCGCTGTAAACCCGGGGCTGGCTTCTGGATGTCTTTCTATTCGGGGATCAACTTTTTCGGGATTTGGCCCGGTTGGGCGATGACGGCTGCGACGGCACTCGCTGCTGCGTGGCTCGGCTATATGCCCCAGGACGCAGATGGCGGGACAGTGCGTGTATTCGCATATCTCATCTTTTTCTCCTGTCTCGGCATTGTGCTCTTCGGCGGGAAGATTTACAACTCCCTTGAGAAGGTGTCACTCTTTATGGTGGTTTGGATTATCGGCTACCTGGTCATCGTCGATCTGTTTATGGTGTCACCGAGCACATGGTGGAAAGTTATCAAAGGTTTCTTGAGTTTCGGCGCATTTCCAACTGGCGGAGAAGACGAACAGATCAATTGGTTGTTGGTCGGTGCGTTCGCGGCGTATGCAGGCAGCGGCGGCTTAGGCAATGTCGGCATTACCCATTACGTGCGCGATAAAGGCTGGGGCATGAGCAGTCTCGTGGGGGCGATTCCCTCCATGATTGGTGGACAACACGTGACGCTTTCGCACTGGGGCAAAGTGTTTCGCATCACACCGGAGAACCTCGAACGGTTTAAGGAGTGGTGGAAATACGTCCGATTTGAGCAGTATTACATCTGGATGATCGGATGTTTTGTCGGTATCGCACTCCCCGCAATGCTGACCTTGCAGTATGTGCCTTTAGGGCAGGAGATGGGACAGTGGTCGGCAGCAGCGATGCAAGCGCAGGGACTTGAGGCAAAAGGCGGTAGAATTATGTGGTATCTCACACTCCTCTGCGGTTTCTGGGTGCTGTTTTCGACGCAGCTCGGTGGTGTGGACGGTGTGCCGCGCGGCTTTACAGATATTATTTGGACCGGTGTGAGACGGGCGCGAAACTTGGGTGAAAACAGCGCAAAATGGATCTACTATCCGATACTCGCTGTCTATATCGTCTGGGGTATCATCGCCATGTATCTCGCGAAACCGTTTTTCATGATTCTCGTATCGGCAACGATTGGCGGGTATCTCCTTGTGTTTTCAGCGATACATACGCTTTACGTGAACCGGAAATTCTTGCCACCTGAGATACAAGCACCCTTGTGGAAGCAGATTGGACTCCTCTTGTGTGCAGGCTACTATTCGATCTTCGGAACGATTACTGTCTATCAAAAAGTGCTTGTGCCTTATATTTTCCCGATTTTCGGATAGGTTTGGGAGGTTGGCTTGAACCGATATATGCGGGCACCCACGAGGGGTGCCCTTACTTAAAATGATCCTGATCGTAACGCTAATAGCGTGCCTTCAGTATCCCCCACGTTGTCGCCACTTTGCCTTCAGGTTCAACCCCCCACGGTGTCACATTGTCTTGGAAATACTCGTATTCCACCTCTAAGGAACCCACTCCTGAAGCGACACCCGCATAAATTCCGAGCCACAACGGGGGTGTCATCTTAAAGTCGCCTGCACCGAAGTCTGTCCAATCGTCATTTGCGTCCATCTTATACCACGCCGTGTAAGTATCTCGCTCTTTCTGGAGCCTGAGGAACAACTCCGTATCCCCGAAGTCGGGACGCCACGGTGGATCCGGTGGACCGCCAGGCACACCCGCCTCCCGGGTCTGGAACTGGAGTTGCCCTTTAGCACCCGCATCCCGCGACCAGAATTTGATGGTGACCCAGTTATTGTCCTTCGGGCTTTTGACGAGAAGGCCATTCACACCGGAATCGGTGTCCCATTTGGAAAAGAAGTGGGTTTCGACATCAAACATCTCAGCATCCGTTTCCTGATAGAGAAAGTGGGATTCATCCGATGCCCAGATGTTTCGGTTGGTTTCACTGTCGATATATAGGTGATCCGCGCGGGTTTCACCGACATCCCAATCCGGGGGTTCGTTTTGCCATTTCCAATTCGGATTTTGCAACTTCCCCTTCTCAAAGGGATCCCCGAAGGATTCGTCTGCGGCGTTTGCGATGCAGGCAACACTGAACATAAGTAAGCAAACGAGCGCGCTATAACAGAAAATTTGGTTTTTCATAATGTAATCTCCTTTTTGTAGCACAAACTTTTAGTTTGCGCTACGGCATTGTGGGTTTTACTATAATAAATCATGCCTCAATAATTGCGTCCACAAGACTTTCAACGGATGCCTCCTTCGCAACCACGTCGACCCGTATATCACGCGCCAGTGCCGTTTTCTGCGTTGTGGGACCGATCACGGCGACCTGGACATTCGCGAGTAAGGCTGTAGGTGTGTGTGCGGGGAACATCTCCAAAAAATTCGTAACCGTTGATGAACTGGTGAATGTGATAAAGTCGATGCTACCGTTCAGGAGGTCTGCTTCGATGTCGTCTCGCCTTTTATCATCATCGTCCGCCACTTTGAGGGTATCATAAAGCGGCACATCGTTGACGTGTGCCCCCTTCTCGCGCAAACCGTTGGGGAGATCGGCAGCGGCGATTTTCGCACGTGGCAGGAGGATTTTCTTTCCATTCACGTCTTTCATTTCAGCGGCAATCGCACTGCCGCGAGCGTGAGAAGGAACAAAATCGGGATGAATCCCGATGCGATTTAAAGCCTCCACTGTTTTCGCACCAACTGCGCAGATACAGCTCCTACCCAACGCTCGGGCATCCTTTCCGCTTTCCCGTAGACGTTCATAGAAAATTTCAACGGCGTTGGCACTCGTGAAGATAACCCAATCGTATGCGTTGGGAGGCGGTATGTCCACATCCTCAAGGGGTTGAATCTGTATCGTGGGGAATTGGATGACCGCTGCGCCGTTTGCTTCCAAAAGACCTGCGAATTCGCTTGCCTGTGCACGGGCACGTGTGACAAGGATCCGCTTCCCGAAAAGGGGTTTGGTATCAAACCATCGGAGGTGCCGGCGTAGTCGGTTCACCTCTCCCACAACGATAACCGCCGGACTTTTGAGTTGCGCCGCCTCCACTTTTTGCACGATGTCGGTAAGCGTGCCTTGGACGATGTGCTGTTGCGGTGTCGTTCCGACGCGGACTAAACTGACTGGAGTTTGCGGGTCTCTACCGTGTGCGATCAGACGCTCCACAATCTGATGGAGGTGCGCAACCCCCATGTAGACAACGAGCGTATCGACGGCTGTGGCGAGGTGTGCCCAATTGATGTTTGAATCTGGACGTAGTGCCGCCGAATGCCCCGTCACAAAAGCGACCGATGAGGCATAGTCGCGGTGTGTGACCGGGATGCCAGCATACGCAGCAGCAGCAATCGCAGACGTGATACCCGGCACAATCTCGAATGGGATACCGGCTTCCGTGAGAGCAACCGCTTCTTCGCCACCGCGTCCGAATATATACGGATCGCCGCCTTTCAGGCGAATAACAGTTTTACCCGCTTTGGCATGTTCAACCAGCAAATGATTGAGCTCATTTTGGCGTGTCGTTCGGGTTCTTGGGTCAGGGGCTTTGATTTTTTCGGCGTGCACGGGGCAATGTTCCAACAACGCATCGTTTAGCAACAGGTCATAGATGACAACATCGGCGCGTTGAAGGCACTCCACACCTTTGAGCGTGATGAGTTTTCTATCGCCGGGACCAGCGCCTACGATGTAAACAATACCTGTGCTCGGTGTGTTCATTTATCGTTCTCCTGTTCCTTCAACAGTTCTGTTGCCCCACTGTTCCGAAGTTTTTCGGCAACAATTCCGCCCAGGTGTTGTGCTATATCTGGCGTTCCCGTGGTGCTCCCCACAATACGTCGCGTCCCGTCTGGATGACAAACCGCACCGATGAGCGAGAGTTCACCCGCAACATGTTTCGCATGTGCACCAATCGGCACTTGGCATCCGCCACCGAGACTTTCCAAAACAGCTCGTTCCGCTGTGGTTTCTGCTGTTGCTGAAGGGTCATGCAGGGGCAGCAGTAGTTGTTCAACCCTATCGTCGCCCTCCCGCACTTCAATCCCGAGCGCGCCCTGTCCAACCGCCGGGACCATCTGTTCCGTGTCAAAGAATTGTGTGATAATTTCTGGATCGAGGAGCCGTTTGATGCCTGCCGCAGCGAGGATAATTCCGTCGAGATCGGTTTCGTAAAGTTTACGCAACCGCGTATCAATGTTGCCTCGCACATCAACGACTTGCAGATCTGGACGGATATAGAGGAGTTGCGCTTTTCGGCGTGGGCTTGTCGTGCCGATCTTCGCGCCTTCCGGCAAGTCTTCTAAAGGCGATCCTGTGTCTGTGACCAGCACGTCGCGCGGGTCTTCTCGCGTCGGGATGGCGGCAATGCAAAGCCCCTCCGGCAATTCTGTCGGGAGGTCTTTCAAACTGTGGACAGCGAGGTCGATGGTGCCGGTTAAGAGCGCGTTTTCTATCTCTTTCGTGAAAATACCTTTGCCCAGGCCAACTAACGAGCGGTTTTGGATTGTATCACCGGTAGTTTTGATGGTCTTGAGGGAGACTTCCAAGGTGGGGAAATGGCGTTCCAATTGATTTTTGACGAAGTGTGCCTGCCAAAGCGCGAGTTGACTGCCGCGTGTCCCAATTACGAGTTTTTTAATTTTCCCTTGCGGAGCAATTGAGGAGGTTTCCTGTTTGACGGATTTCCTTTCCGACGAGTCGCCCGCGTCGTTGTTGCGGACTTTGTTTTTGCTTCTAATTTTCATTGTACTAACCACTGATGGCTATTCTGGGTTCTCATCGTTAACATCCAAAACGAACAATTCCTGTAGTGCTTGAATATATTGCCCGTGATCGGCATCGCCGTCGTTGACAGCACCACGCAGGTTCTTCATCGGATGATGGAGCAGCTTTTTGACGATTGCCTGCGTCATGGAGGCGATGGCTTCCTCTTGCGCGTCGGAGAGTGTTGTTTTGTAGAAACACGCTTGCAATTCGGTGTCGGCTATCTGTCGAAACTGCTGGTGCAATGCTTTAATCGTAGGATTGACTTGAAAGACTTGCAATTGGTCGTAGAAGCGTTTGGCTTCTTCAGAGACAATCTGTTCTGCGTGGATGGCTTCCTGTTGCCGGTCTTGGAGGTTAGAGGCGACAACGGCTTCCAGATCATCGATATTGTAGAGGAACGCCGAGTCGAGTTTGCTCACATCCGGATCGATGTCGCGTGGGACAGCGATATCGATGAGGAACATATATCGGTGTTTCCGCTTCCGCATAATGTTGACGAGAGGCTGTCGCTTGATGAGGTAGTCGGGAGCGTTGGTAGAACTAATGACAATATCGGCATCAATGAGGAAATTGAGATCGCTGTCGTAGGCAAGAGGGGTTCCCTTAAACTTCTCCGCAACTTTTACCGCCCGTTGGTATGTCCGATTTGCAACAATCACGTTGGAGACCCCATTTGCAATGAGATGCTTTGCTGTGAGTTCGCTCATCTCTCCTGCCCCGATAATCGCGACGGTCTTGCCTTCGAGGGTGTTGAAAATCTTTTTGGCGAGTTCAACGGCGGCATAACTGATGGAGACGGCACCGGTGGTGATTGTCGTTTCGGATCGGATGCGTTTGCCAACGCTGAAGGCTTTCGTGAAAAGGCGGTTGAGAATAGGCCCCGAGCTGCCTGCTGAACGTGAGGTGTCGTAGGCATCTTTAACTTGACCCAGTATTTGAGACTCACCGACAACCATGGAGTCCAGACTCGATATGACTCTGAAAAGATGCTGGATTGTTTCCAAGTTATGATGGAGATACGTCCATTTCTTCAGTGATGCCGTATCAATCTGATGGCATCGGGAGAGGAATTCAGCCAATACCTTGCCGGCGGCTTCGGCAGTCCGCACTGAATTCAGGACTGCATAGACTTCTACCCGATTGCAGGTCGAGAGAATTACTGACTCTTGGATCTGATCGGATTCACGCAGGTGCTGATGGGATTCAATGAGTTGTTCTTCGGAAAACGCCAACCTTTCCCTGAATTCAATGGGCGCGACGTGGTGGCTGGTTCCGATGGAGACGAGCTGGTTCATTCCTGTTACCCAAAAAATCTAAAAACGTGGGACATCCTTCATACGTTTGCTAAATTATATCACATATCGGGGGTTGTGTCAAATTTAGGACTGAGATTAGACTGGTTCGTAGTAGGGAAACCATTTATTGCCCGTTATATACAACTTTAGAACGTGCGATGAATCGCACGACTACAAACCCACTTACTCGTAGTCGGAAATCACTGATTGTCCATCAATTTGAACGATTTAATAAATTCTTAAAACTAAATATTCCTAACGATATGTATGCATGCTGTCTAAAAAGAGATCCACACCAACGTATGTACAAAGGACAGCAACGAAACCGATGATTGCGGCATACGCCGCTCTGCGTCCGTGCCACCCCCAAAATTGGCGGATACCGATTTGGGCGATATAGATGAACCACGTCACCAAGGTGGAGATTACCTTTGCATCGAGCCATCTCCACGGCACATCTCGGATGTATTGCGTCCAGAGACTCCCGACAATGACGCCCATTGTCAGTAAAATCACACCTAAAATGGCGCAACGATACCCGAGGATATCGGAAACACCGAGAGACGGAAGAAGGTTATCAAAAAGGGTGTCTGTCTTTCTGCGGATTTTCCGTTCTGTTATGAGATACATGAGTCCGAACCCACAGGCAGCGATGAACGCCGCATAAGCGAGAAAGATGAGTGTTGTGTGTGCCAGAAGCCAGTAATTTTGCAACGGCTCAGGCAGCGCAGCTGTATGCGTAGCAAAACTGTATGAGATGAGTATAGCGATGAACGCAACCGGCATCACGAAACTACCGAGGGTGCGGAGATGTGTCAAACGCACGATGATGAGATAAATCAGGGTGATTGCCCAAGCGAAGAAGGCAGTGGAGTCGGTCCAGTGGGTCATTGGAAAATGCCCCTGCTGGAGCCACCAGAGCGCGATAAAGACGGTTAAAAAAGCGAAGCCGATGAGGGTGCACCAAAAAGCGATCTGCTCAATTGTTGGACGAATTGCGGAGGCGTCAGTCCGAGCCCCAATCGCCAGCGAGAGGGTCTGGAAAATGCCTGCCGCTAAGTATATTAAAAGGGTAATGAGAAATAGAAAATTTATCATGTTTTTCGTGCAATTTTAACAACGTCTCTGTTCTTTGTCAAGTCGTTTGGAGGTAAAGGTGTTGGCATGTTCCAGTTTACCGTGACGAACCCAGTTGAAAAGGCATTCGGCGGAGCATTCAGGATTTGTGAGACCGAGGCAGCATGTTGTAGAAGGGATTTGTAAACCCGATACCGCCTCTTCAACGGTGTCGATCAGCCCTTCAAAGAAGTCGGCACGCTTTTTAGGGGTCGGGAAAGCCTTGAGAATCTCAGCGCGGCGCGTTCCGAGGAATTCAATAAATACACCGTAGCCGTTGTTTTCAAACTCGTTGGTGAGTTTTTTATGTAGGCGTTTCGCCTTGTCAATACCTGTGCTACTTCGCGCCGATACGCTAATTATCAGGTTGTCGTCTATGATGAGTTCGGGTGTAAAGTGGGTCCCAGCGTTCGGTTCATCGAGATATTCCCGAATGCCAATTCCCCCTTGATAAGGGGGGTAAGGCGGGTTGGTATTCAGAGGGTAATCTACAGCAGAGCGTTTGTCCGCAATAACGAGGAACGCGTCTTCAAGGTGATAGGGTTTCATCTCGTCGGGCGAGATGTGGACGACAGAGGCACCACATCGGTCTAACAGAGAGATACGGCGTTCAACTTCGGGTGTTTTCTGTTCGGACACGACAACACATTTACGATTTTCCAATAGAAGGTAAACGGGATACGGGAGTGCTTGCCCTTCTCTTTCACTGACAATTGGTATGGGCTTACCATCTTCGTATCCGAGTGTATATAACGAAGTGGCATCCAGGATCTTCTCAAAGTGTTCACGGATACGACGGCTCGTCGCGGGACTTTTACCGCTCGTTGAGATGCTCAACAGAATCTCACCATCGGTTACAACAGAAGCGGCGGCAAAGGTGCATTGTGGGATGACATCAACGACGTTGACGAAGGGGATTTTGTGTTTTTCGTGCGCCTCCGTGAAGACAGCAGAATTAATATCCGTGAAATCGGTGGCGGCACAGACGAGAAAATAGCCATTCGTATCACCGGTCTGCAACTGCCGTTTGTGCCAGCGGATTGTGCCGATGTTTGCGAGGAACGTCAACAATTCCGTGGTATCCGGACTGATGACGGTGACATTGCCACCGCTGAGGAGCATGGCGACAACTTTCCGCTCCGCAACGGTACCCCCGCCGACAACGAGACATTTCTTGTCCTGAAGGTTTATATGGGCAGGATAGAACATTTTTTAATGTTACCTTTAGGACTCGCGTGAAACAACATAATCTGCGAGGTGTTCCAGGGCACTGCGAGCAGGGATCTCCGGTAAGGTTGACAATGCGGCTTTGGCGCGATCGGCATAGCCTTGGGCGATCTTCAAACAGTGGGTCTCGACACCGTATCGTTGGAACAGAGCCTCGACAAAGGCAATCGCCTCGGTTTCATCGGTCCCAGGGTTTAGCACTTTTTCAAGCGTCTGTTTCTCATCGTCATCGCAAACAGATCTTGCATAGATGATGGGGAAGGTGAGTTTTCCTTCGCGGAGGTCGCCGAACGCGTCTTTCCCCAATGTATCGGAATCTTCTGTGAAATCGAGCAGGTCATCTACAATTTGGAAGGCTGTCCCGATCTGTTGTCCGTAGGTTGTGAGTGCGTCAATTTGTTGTGTTTCTGTTGGGTTTCCGAGATGTGCACCGAGGGTGCAGGACGCAGCGATCAGTTTACCGGTTTTAAAACTGATAATTTTGAGGTATTCGGCTTCGGAGATGTCGAAATCGCCGCTCTTGTATGCGTGTATAACCTCACCTTCACACATTGCCTGTGTGGTATCGGCGAGGATTGCCATCGCTGGATCGTCCGCACGGCGGGATACAAGCATTGAAAGCACGCGTGCGTGGAGGTAATCTCCGACGAGGACTGCGACTTTGTTGCCCCATTTCGTCTGTAGCGTCTCACGTCCCCGGCGGATCGCGGCTTCGTCGAGGACATCGTCGTGAACGAGCGATGCGACATGGATGAGTTCGACAACGGCGGCAAGCGTGTGCGCATCGCTCCCTTCGTATCCGCAGACTTTCGCAGAAAGCACAACGAGAATCGGGCGGAGGCGTTTACCGCCACCCTCCACAACGTGTTGAACTGCCATGTCAACGAACGTATATTCACTGACGGTATCTTCAGTGAGTTTCGCCTCAACGGCACTGAGATCCTCGGCAATCAATTCAACGATTTGATCAAAGTTGGACATAATGTAGGGCACCCCGTATGGCTGCCTTTTCCCTTTAGAGATTTGCCAATGCTTGTGTTGCGGCTTGAACGGTGTTGTTGATGTCCTCTTCGGAGTGAACTAAGGAGACAAATCCTGCCTCAAATTGGGAGGGCGCGACAGAGACACCGCGTTCTATAAGTCCCCAGAAGTAGTGTTGAAAACGTTCGGTATCCGCTGTGCGTGCACCATCGGCATCTGTGACACTTTCTGGCGTGAAGTAGAGCATTAGCATCGAACCGACCCGACTGTGCCATGCGTCAACATCGTGTTTTTGGGTCGCCTCGGCGAGACCCGCTGCGAGGGCAGCAGCACTGTTTTCGAGGTGTTCATAAATCCCCGGTTCAGCGAGACGTTTCAACGTTGCTATACCTGCGGTAACGGCTAACGGATTTCCAGAGAGTGTTCCCGCCTGATAGACCTCGCCTTCTGGGGCAACGCATCGCATGATGTCCCGTTTTCCGCCGTATGCCCCGACAGGCAACCCACCACCGATAATCTTTCCGAGACAGGTCATGTCGGGTGTAACGTTATAATAGGATTGCGCACCACCGTAAGCGACTCGGAAGCCGGTGATAAC from Candidatus Poribacteria bacterium encodes:
- a CDS encoding Ldh family oxidoreductase; this encodes MRKARNDAPLFDMTVYPPLLILVWNSPSCQVFLAFQSKYSSSSNFVHDSNIGLCLIRNRASGRMDDKFLTGGDVMQEIVVDSAKLHDFARTLCEKAGLRSEDGETIAKHQVLTDLRGVHSHGTRALPGYLNLVLDGKMNPQPDLRIATEGPSFAVVDGDNGMGHLASTFAMATAIEKAKTTGIAAAGVRNAGHFGAAACYAIMAASNQMIGFSTTNTGGASIVAPGGAEAVVANNAMSYALPTGDGHPIVLDMACGVSAWGKIGTLRMYGKPIPEGWLIDETGQPTNDPEKGRFLAPAAGPRGYGLALIMGILAGPLSGGLMACNKAGDPSEHFFFAMDVASFTDYAGYVAEIQRGIDKIHASKTAEGVEQAYLPGEIEWNNYDNYLENGIPIHVDHLRGLAGIAEKLDVPICWEW
- the cobA gene encoding uroporphyrinogen-III C-methyltransferase — encoded protein: MNTPSTGIVYIVGAGPGDRKLITLKGVECLQRADVVIYDLLLNDALLEHCPVHAEKIKAPDPRTRTTRQNELNHLLVEHAKAGKTVIRLKGGDPYIFGRGGEEAVALTEAGIPFEIVPGITSAIAAAAYAGIPVTHRDYASSVAFVTGHSAALRPDSNINWAHLATAVDTLVVYMGVAHLHQIVERLIAHGRDPQTPVSLVRVGTTPQQHIVQGTLTDIVQKVEAAQLKSPAVIVVGEVNRLRRHLRWFDTKPLFGKRILVTRARAQASEFAGLLEANGAAVIQFPTIQIQPLEDVDIPPPNAYDWVIFTSANAVEIFYERLRESGKDARALGRSCICAVGAKTVEALNRIGIHPDFVPSHARGSAIAAEMKDVNGKKILLPRAKIAAADLPNGLREKGAHVNDVPLYDTLKVADDDDKRRDDIEADLLNGSIDFITFTSSSTVTNFLEMFPAHTPTALLANVQVAVIGPTTQKTALARDIRVDVVAKEASVESLVDAIIEA
- the hemC gene encoding hydroxymethylbilane synthase, coding for MKIRSKNKVRNNDAGDSSERKSVKQETSSIAPQGKIKKLVIGTRGSQLALWQAHFVKNQLERHFPTLEVSLKTIKTTGDTIQNRSLVGLGKGIFTKEIENALLTGTIDLAVHSLKDLPTELPEGLCIAAIPTREDPRDVLVTDTGSPLEDLPEGAKIGTTSPRRKAQLLYIRPDLQVVDVRGNIDTRLRKLYETDLDGIILAAAGIKRLLDPEIITQFFDTEQMVPAVGQGALGIEVREGDDRVEQLLLPLHDPSATAETTAERAVLESLGGGCQVPIGAHAKHVAGELSLIGAVCHPDGTRRIVGSTTGTPDIAQHLGGIVAEKLRNSGATELLKEQENDK
- a CDS encoding glutamyl-tRNA reductase, which produces MNQLVSIGTSHHVAPIEFRERLAFSEEQLIESHQHLRESDQIQESVILSTCNRVEVYAVLNSVRTAEAAGKVLAEFLSRCHQIDTASLKKWTYLHHNLETIQHLFRVISSLDSMVVGESQILGQVKDAYDTSRSAGSSGPILNRLFTKAFSVGKRIRSETTITTGAVSISYAAVELAKKIFNTLEGKTVAIIGAGEMSELTAKHLIANGVSNVIVANRTYQRAVKVAEKFKGTPLAYDSDLNFLIDADIVISSTNAPDYLIKRQPLVNIMRKRKHRYMFLIDIAVPRDIDPDVSKLDSAFLYNIDDLEAVVASNLQDRQQEAIHAEQIVSEEAKRFYDQLQVFQVNPTIKALHQQFRQIADTELQACFYKTTLSDAQEEAIASMTQAIVKKLLHHPMKNLRGAVNDGDADHGQYIQALQELFVLDVNDENPE
- a CDS encoding polyprenyl synthetase family protein codes for the protein MSNFDQIVELIAEDLSAVEAKLTEDTVSEYTFVDMAVQHVVEGGGKRLRPILVVLSAKVCGYEGSDAHTLAAVVELIHVASLVHDDVLDEAAIRRGRETLQTKWGNKVAVLVGDYLHARVLSMLVSRRADDPAMAILADTTQAMCEGEVIHAYKSGDFDISEAEYLKIISFKTGKLIAASCTLGAHLGNPTETQQIDALTTYGQQIGTAFQIVDDLLDFTEDSDTLGKDAFGDLREGKLTFPIIYARSVCDDDEKQTLEKVLNPGTDETEAIAFVEALFQRYGVETHCLKIAQGYADRAKAALSTLPEIPARSALEHLADYVVSRES